A window of Mucilaginibacter robiniae genomic DNA:
AAAACGCTACCATGTGCTAACCGGTACGCACCCTATGCCGCCGCTGTGGGCACTGGGTTATCACCAATGTCGCTGGAGCTATTATCCAGAATCTAAAGTGCGTAAGGTAACTACCGGTTTCCGCGAAAATAAAATTCCTTGTGATGGTATCTACCTAGATATTGACTACATGGATGGTTACCGCTGCTTTACCTGGAACCGTAAGTATTTTCCGGAGCCTAAAAAGATGATTAAAGAGCTGGCGGCTCAAGGTTTTAAAACTGTAGTAATTATCGATCCTGGTATTCGGGTAGATGATAATTATGCGATTTTCAGAGAGGGTAAAAAAAACCGCTACTTCTGTCGCCGCAGTGATGATTACTTTATGGAAGGCCACGTTTGGCCAGGCCGTTGTCAGTTTCCCGACTTTACCAACCCTGAAGTGCGCACCTGGTGGGGTACTTTGTTTGATGAACTGGTACAAATGGGCGTTGCCGGTGTATGGAACGATATGAACGAACCTGCCGTGTTTGGTGCCGGTACCTTCCCGGATGATGTGCGGCACCAGTATGATGGTTTCCGCGGTTCGCACCGTAAGGCACATAACGTGTACGGTATGCAAATGGTACGCGCTACCTACGAAGGTTTGCGCAAGCTCATGAAAAACAAGCGTCCTTTTACCATTACCCGTGCGGGTTATTCAGGCGTACAGCGTTATTCATCAGTGTGGACAGGAGATAACGTAGCTTCATGGGAACACCTGCGTTTGGGTAACCTGCAATGCCAGCGTTTATCCATGTCGGGCATTCCATTCTGTGGTACTGATATTGGTGGCTTTAGCGGCGAGCCGGATGGCGAGCTATTTACCCGCTGGATACAAATGGGAACATTCTCTCCATTTATGCGTGCACACTCGGCAGGTGATACTAAAGAGCGTGAGCCCTGGAGCTTTGGCGAGCCGTTCACAGCCATTAACCGTAAGTTTATAGAACTGCGGTATAAATTGCTGCCATACTTGTATTCTACGTTTTGGGAGCACCACCGCTATGGCTTCCCGATATTGCGACCGGTAGTTATGCAAGAGCAGGATGAAATCAATAACCAAGCCCGCCAAGATGAGTTTACTTATGGCGATAAGATATTGGTATGTCCAGTAATGGAACCGGGTCAGCAAAGTCGTCGGGTGTATCTGCCTAAAGGTAACTGGTTTTACTATTGGGATAACACCTTGGTGGAAGGCGGCTGCGAGATAGATGTGGCTACCCCGCTGGAAACTATACCCGTGTTTGTAAAAGCGGGTTCGGTACTTCCTGAATATCCAGTAATGCAATATGTAGGCGAAAAAGAAATTGAAGAAGTGCGCCTGAATGTATATTACAGTGATACACCGGTTAATTCTTTCTTCTTTGAAGATTATGGTGAAACCTTTGCCTACGAGCAAGACATTTATTCAGAAAAGAAATTTGTAGTAAGTGGTAAAGAAAACTTGTTAACCTTACAGCAAACTATGGAGGGCTTATATACACCACGTTACGAAAACTACTGTTTCCATGTGGCTGGTTTACCGTTTAAGCCTACCAAAATTATTGCTGATGGTAAACCCGTTACTGATTTCATTTACACTGAAGGCAATGTGCTGGAATTTAAATTAACCAAGAACTTTAAACAGATTGAAATTGCCTGATAAATAGGCTAAGTTATTGATAACAGCAGGAGGGCTGGTCATGGTAAACATGGCCGGCCCTTTTGATTTTATAGAGGGCATGCAGGTAATAGCTAATGTAAAGTGGTTTTAAAAGCATGAGTATGTTCCGTAATATCACTACTATTGTAAGCCATTAAAACAAGCATTCATCACACGTGTTGCGTAATCAGTAGCAAACCCTGTTAGCTTGTGTTAATGGGCAACCTAAGATTAACATGAAAACTGCCGCTACCGGCAAAATTATTATGGCAAAGCGAACCAAAAAAACTGATCCTAAATCTGAAGCAGACATTGTTTCAACTACCGGACATGAAGTACAAGCCGAACTGGCCGAAGAGAAAGCAGCACCTTTCCCGGAATCTGAACCGGTAAAAACTCCAAAGCCATCTTCCCGTAAAAAGCCGCAACCTACAGAAAATGGTGATGGTGCTTTTCCCGAATCAAAGCCTGTAAAGGCAGTAAAGCCAGCTACAACTAAAAAAACTAAGACAGATAAAACTACACCGATAGAAGCTTCTCCCGTAACAGAGTTACCTGCTGGTGAGATATCCATCCATACTTTACTTACAGAGATACCTGCCAAGAAGGCTCGTGCTACAAAGGCTAAACCTGCCGAAAATACTGCACCTGCTTCTTTGCCAGTAATACCCGAAACAACCGAACCTATTGCAAATGAACAGTTGGCTCAGGTTGAAACTTACAGCCGCTTTTCAGATTATGATATTAACCTGTTTAAGGCAGGTACGCATTATAAGTTATACGATAAGTTGGGTTCGCATGTAGTTACCCATAAAGACGTTGTGGGTACTTATTTTGCCGTGTGGGCGCCTAATGCCCAGTATGTATCGGTAATCGGTAATTTTAATGGCTGGAATGCCGGTTCGCATCAGCTTAACCATCGTTGGGATGGATCCGGTATATGGGAAGGTTTTATTCCTAACATTGGTAATGGCGAGGTATATAAATATCACATCCGTTCTAACAGCGGCGAAGAACTGGAAAAAGGCGATCCATTCGCCTTGCGCTGGGAAGAACCACCTCGTACAGCATCAATTATTGCCGACACGTATTATGAATGGAAAGATAACGACTGGATGGCCAACCGTTATCAGCATACTGCACTTGATAAACCTTATTCAGTGTATGAAGTGCACTTAGGCTCATGGGCACGTAATACCGAGAGCCCGAATGATTTTTTCACATACGATCAAATAGCTGATCGACTGGTACCGTACGTAAAGCAAATGGGCTTTACGCATGTGGAGTTTATGCCGATAATGGAGCACCCCTATTATCCGAGCTGGGGTTATCAGATTACCGGATACTTTGCGGCAACTTCGCGCTACGGAACTCCACAACAATTGATGAACTTGATTGAACAATTACACCAAGAGGGTATAGGTGTAATATTGGATTGGGTGCCTTCACATTTTCCGGGTGATGCACACGCGCTGTACCGATTTGATGGTACACATTTATATGAGCATGAAGATGTGCGCAAAGGTTATCACCCCGACTGGACCTCTTATATTTTTAACTACGGACGTAATGAAGTAAAGGCGTTCCTGATTAGTAATGCCCTGTTCTGGCTAGACCGGTACCATGCCGATGGTTTGCGCGTTGATGGTGTAGCTTCAATGTTATATTTGGATTACTCGCGCAAGCATGGTGAGTGGGAGCCTAACCACCATGGCGGTAATGAGAATCTGGAAGCTATTCAGTTTTTGAAAGATTTCAACGTAGCTGTTTACAGCACCTTCCCGGATGTACAGACTATTGCCGAAGAATCAACTTCGTTTCCGGGTGTAAGTCGCCCTGTTTACACCGATGGCTTAGGCTTTGGTATGAAATGGATGATGGGCTGGATGCATGATACATTGGGCTATTTCAGTAAAGACCCTGTATATCGCACACATCACCACAATCAGCTTACTTTTAGCTTAATGTATGCCTTTACCGAAAACTTTATGCTACCTTTCTCGCACGATGAAGTAGTGTATGGTAAAGGTTCTATGATTAATAAAATGCCGGGTGACGAGTGGCAGCGCTTTGCTAATTTACGCTTAATGTACAGTTATATGTTTACCCACCCAGGCGCTAAACTGATGTTTATGGGCAGCGAGTTTGCACAAACTGCCGAGTGGGACTTTGGTCAGTCGCTGGACTGGGCGGTAGTGCAGTATGAGTGCCATTTGGGGGTTCAGGAAGAAGTAAAAGCATTAAATCATATTTATACAAGTGAGCCGGCCCTTTATGAAAAATCATTCAGTTGGGAAGGGTTTGAGTGGATAGACGGTAGCAATGACCAAGATTCTATTTTTGTTTACCTTCGTAAAGGGCATGATGCTGCTAATGATGTTGTAGTCGTGTTAAACATGACACCTAATGTACACTACCAATACCGTGTAGGTGTTCCGGCCGCTGGCGAATGGAAAGAAATTTTCAACTCAGATGATAAAGCTTATTGGGGGTCGGGTGTGAACAATCCATTGCCTTATCAAAGCCAATCAACCAGCTGGCATGGCCGCGAAAATTCTATCGAAGTTACTTTACCACCATTAGGTGCTGTAATGTTTAAACGAATCTAATTTTAGCCTTTTAAAAGCTTATAAAACGAAAAAGCCGAAGTATAATCTTCGGCTTTTTGGCTTTGTAGCAAGTTAAGTACTGTGTGCCTGTAAAAGGCTCAAGAAAATTACAGCGTCATTTTGTACTCGCAATTGGCTATAGCCCGTTTGTAATCTTCAATTGAATCAAAGTTTAAGCAAAGCTTAATTGCATTTTTGTAGTAATTAATAGCTTCGTCAAAGTTCTGTGCGTATTCTTCAATAATACCTAAACGATAATTTACAAGAGCTTTATCAACCAGCGGGCGGGTCAGTGCTTTTTCGGCCAAAGCGCGTGCTTTATCCCATTGTTCCAAATTAGTGTACAATACAATCAGGTTAATATAAGCATGCGGATAATTCGGATTGCTTTTTATAGCTGCTTTGTAATGGTTTTCGGCCCGGGCATAATCATCAAACTGAGTACGGTAAAGCCAGCCTAACGAGTTATGTGCCTGTGCAGTAGATGGCTCTTCAAATATAATATTTTCCAGTAGTTGCTTGGCTTGCAAAAAATTGGAATTACGGATAGCTTCTTCGGCTTCCAGATAAGTATCTTCCCAGTTATGCATGTTTTTATACTTTTAGTCAACAGGCAATATACAAAATGTTACGCAGGTTTGCTATACACTATCTGGCAAAATGAAACATATATGAAGTAAGCCAGTTGATTGATATGAACCAATGTAGATTGTGATGAGCGCGAAATTTTTTTATTTGTTCATGGTAGGTGGTACTATAGCCTTCGGCTTGCTGGTTTATAAGCTTTTCACTGCGCATACTGCAACAAAATTCGGTACGCTGCTGGATGATTTAATCGCCATGCTGATTTTGTATTACCTGGCTTACAAAGTGTACCACGAAAAGAAAGATAACGAAATGATGTAGTCAGGAACTAGTAAGCTTTTAAGTGCTAGCTAAAACCTGCTGATTAACTTACTGAGTAACGCGTGTACATGTTTTTAACAAAAAAGCCGGGCTTCATGCCCGGCTTTTTTATTTAGTTTGATTGATAAATGATTACAGTTTACCAATTTCTTCAACCAAATCAATCAGTTTGTTTGAGTAGCCCCATTCGTTATCATACCAAGCCACTACTTTCACGAAGTTTTCGTTCAATGCGATACCAGCTTTAGCATCGAAAATTGAGGTACGTGCATCACCTTTAAAGTCGTCAGATACTACTTCGTCTTCAGTGTAACCTAAAATACCTTTCAAATCACCTTCTGAAGCCTCTTTCATAGCATTTTTGATGTCTTCGTAAGAAGCAGATTCTTTCAGACGTACAGTTAAGTCAACTACAGAAACGTCAGGTACTGGTACGCGGAATGACATACCGGTTAATTTACCTTTTAACGCCGGGATCACTAATGATACTGCTTTAGCAGCACCAGTTGATGAAGGGATAATGTTTTGGTAAGCACCACGGCCACCTCTCCAGTCTTTAGCCGATGGGCCGTCAACTGTTTTTTGAGTAGCAGTAACAGCGTGTACGGTGCTCATTAAACCTTCTTCAATACCAAATTTATCGTTCAATACTTTAGCAATCGGAGCTAAACAGTTGGTAGTACATGAAGCGTTAGATACGATAGTATTTTCTGGCTTTAATTCTTTGTGGTTAACACCCATTACGAAAGTAGGGGTGTCGTCTTTAGCAGGAGCAGACATAACTACTTTTTTAGCACCAGCCTGAATGTGTTTTTGAGCAGCTTCCTGGGTTAAAAACAATCCAGTTGATTCGATAACTACTTCAGCGCCAACTTCATCCCATTTCAGGTTAGCAGGATCTTTTTCAGCAGTTACACGGATAGTTTGGCCGTTTACTACCAAGTTGCCATCTTTAACTTCGATAGTACCGTCAAATTTACCGTGAGTAGAGTCATATTTTAGCATATAGGCCATGTAGTCAGGCTCAACCAGGTCATTGATACCTACTACTTCAATACCAGGGCGTTGAATAGCAGCCCGGAAAGCCAAACGACCGATACGGCCGAATCCGTTGATTCCTATTTTCATTTTTTAATTTTTGTTTGAATAGTACGTTAATAAATTATTAATGGGTTCTTTTAAAATGTAAGCAATTTCTAAGTTTAATGTCTGTGCAGCTTCATTTAGGTAGTTACCTAGACTAGAAGCTACTGTACCTGCAAAATGAATTTGTGCCTCAGGGTACAATTTTTTAAACGGTATAATATAGGTTTGCAGCAACTTATCGAAACCGGTTAGCACAACGTTTTTGATATACTTATCTTCCTGATGTTCTACAAAAAAGTCAGCCATCGAGCTCAGATATAATGCTGGTTGCCGTTGCCGGTACACTTTTTCCAACAACACCTTACGGTCGGTATCGTATTTTTTTTCAAATTTTTTACGCAGGTTTTCAGGCAAGGTTTCGTTCAGGTAAGCTTTAATCAATTGCTTGCCCAGCCAGTTACCCGACCCTTCATCAGCCAGAATATAGCCTAAGCCATAGTTGTTGGGTTTGATCTTTTTACCATCAAACCAGGCTGCATTGGTACCGCTGCCGCAAATAGATACAATGCCGGGCTTATTTTTACAGCAAGCTATTGCTGCGCCATTCATATCATGGTCAACTACTACTTTAGCGTATTTAAAAAAGGCTGACAAGCTGTTACTGACTACTGCTTTCAGGTTTGCATTTAAAATACCGGCACCAAAAAAATAAATACGTTTTATTCCTTCGGCATGATGTATCAGGTTGATGTTTTTGTTCAGCAGGTGCAGTATATGCTTTTCGTCAGAAAAAAACGGATTGATGCTGCTGGTTTTAAATGAGGCTATGGTTTTTCCTTTGTCGGCCAGCCGCCAGTCTGCATAGTTTGATCCGCTGTAAATAACTGCAACCATAGATATTATTGTATTGCTGTACGGCGCGCAAATATAACAACTTTAACGTCTTGATGAACAATGTTGGTATTTAGGTACCGGAGCAATATTAAAACTGGTTTGTAACCCAATTGTGTTACAAATTTAAGCATTATTTTTCAGGATTTTTGCATTAAAAGTGTTCTTTTTACACTAAGTAAATAATGCGTATTAAATTTAATCGATTTAGAAAAAATGCGCTACCTTTAAAAAATTCATTATATAACTTATAACGATTGAAAGAACATTTACCAAAGTTTGAGTCGGCTATATCTATTGATTGTGTAATTTTTGGATTTGAGGCCGGCGAACTAAAAATATCACTGATTGAGCGTAGCGCCGAACCTTATACTGATTGGTGGGCTTTGCCCGGAAATATTGTAAAGCAGGATGAAAGCATAGAAGCTGCTGCCGAGCGCATATTGCACGAACTAACCGGCTTGCATGATTTGCACATGGAGCAGTTTCATACCTTTGGCGACGTAAACCGGCATCCCAGTGGGCGTGTAATTACTGTTGCTTATTATGCGTTAATCCGCATCAATCATCAGGATGAATTGCGGCCAGTAAACCAGGAACAGTTAGCTAAAAAAGCTTTTTGGCATTCGGTAAATGATCTACCTAAACTAGCGTTTGACCATACTGAAATTTTCAAGTATGGGTTTGACCAGTTAAAGCGTAAGCTGAACTATCAGCCTATTGCTTTTGAACTGCTGCCCGAAAAGTTTACGCTTACCCAATTGCAGCAGTTGTATGAGGCTATTTTATGTAAAAAGCTGGACAAGCGAAATTTTAGGAAGAAAATGCTGAGTTACGGGTTTTTAAAGGAGCTGGATGAAAAGCAGAAGAACGTTTCTTTCCGTGCAGCCAAGCTATACAAATTTGACCGACGTAAGTATGCTAAAATTTTTCAGAGCGAATTAAGTGCATCTGAAAAGTAGTAAATAGAAAATTTAGCATAAAAAAAGCGATACTTGATGGTATCGCTTTTTTTATGCTTGAACAGCTAACCTTTACAGTTGGCTGGGCTCCATATTTAAATGGTATTTAACCAGATTGTCTATAGGAGAGCGAATGATATTACCCATACGCATACCATTTTCAGTAACTACCTCTTCCAGTACATTGCGGAAGTTGTAACCTACTGAACCAATACAGTTAAAGGTATAGTTTTGATAGTTAGGGTAGTGGGTTACCAAATTGCGGAAGAAATCTTCAAAAGAGGTTTTAACCAGGTTACGGGTGTACTCAATATGCACGTTGTTATCATACACAAACTTGCTGAAGCTGGCGCAGAAGCGGTTAGCCAGAGGTTGTGAGTAAACCGCATCGTTTACTTGATCTGGTGTCAGGTGGTAGGTGTTCCAGAAGTTTTTACGAACTGCTTCAGGCATATAGCCGCGTAAATAGTCTACCAGCAGCTTTTTGCCAATATAACAACCACTGCCTTCATCTCCTAAAATATAAGCACCCGAGTCAATATTTTGAAGGATATTTTTGCCATCATAAAGGCAAGTATTGGTACCTGTACCTAAAATAGCAGCAAAACCTTCATTGTGACCTAAAACAGCACGAGCAGCAGCCAGTAAATCGTGGCCAACACTTACTTTAGCATTAGTAAACACTTGCTTCATGGCATCTTCAACCAGTTTTCTCTTATCATCAGTTGAGCAACCTGCGCCGTAGTAGTACACGTCAGTTAATTTATCTACTTGCAAATCGGCAGGTAAACTATTCTTCAGTGATTGGATTATATATTCTGGGCTAACAAAGTATGGATTGTAACCTTCGGTATTAAATAATACTTTTTTACCTTCATCGGTAACCAAACACCAATTTGTTTTGGTAGAGCCACCGTCAGCAATCAATTTCATAAGTGTAATAATTATTAGGGGCTAAAGTATGATTTACCCGATACTTAAAAAAATATTTTCTGGTAATAAGTCTATTTAAAAGTTTAATGTGCTGCCTAAATCGATTGTAAGTTATTTGAATTATACTTATAATTAATGTTAATTTTTAGCTTGTAATTGTTCTTGTCAGCATTACTCAAGCCTGATTAGCGCTAAAATAAATATATTTGCAGCCGTCCGCTTTATTTTTGTAATGTCTGATTTATCGTTAAACCACCCCGAAGTTTGTTTTGTGCAACCTGAATTTATACGTATTGCTGTAGTTGGTTTAGGCTATGTAGGTTTGCCTTTAGCGGTTGAGTTTGCAACCCGGTACCCGGTGGTAGGTTTTGATGTTAAGCAAAACCGTATTGATGAATTAGCTCAAAGCTTTGATCGTACACAGGAAGTAGAACCAGAAAAAATTAAGGCCGTTGTAGATACAGCATCAGCTAACAAAGGTTTGCTCTTTACCTCGGATGCCGGCCAACTGGCAGATTGTAATGTGTATATTGTATCGGTACCAACACCTACCGACCGTCATAACCGCCCTGATTTAAGTTTGCTAACAAAAGCCAGCGAAACCATTGGGCGTGTTTTAAAAGTTGGCGATGTAGTCATCTATGAATCTACTGTATATCCTGGGGTAACGGAAGATGTTTGTGTCCCTGTGCTGGAACAAGTATCGGGATTGCGTTTTAATCATGATTTTTTTGCTGGTTACTCGCCCGAACGTATCAATCCAGGCGATAAGGTGCATACTTTAACTAATATTATAAAGGTTACATCAGGCAGTACGCCTGAGGTGGCCGATTTTGTAGATAGCCTGTATCAATCCATTATTATTGCCGGTACACATAAAGCGCCATCTATTAAGGTAGCCGAAGCTTGTAAGGTAATTGAAAACTCACAACGTGATATTAACATTGCCTTTGTCAATGAAATAGCTAAAATATTTAACCTGATAGGTGTGGATAGCCAAGCCGTATTAGAAGCCGCCAGTACCAAATGGAATTTTTTAAAATTTAAGCCAGGCTTAGTAGGCGGGCACTGTACGGGGGTTGATCCTTACTATCTGGCACAGCGTGCGCAGGAGGTAGGGTACCATCCGGAAATTATTTTAGCCGGTCGGCGTATTAATGATGGTATGGGCACCTATGTGGCTCTGGAAGTTATTAAGCTGATGGTAAAAAACAACCTACCGGTTAAACATGCTAACATACTGGTGCTGGGCTTTACCTTTAAAGAAAACTGTCCTGACGTGCGCAACACCCGGGTAATTGATATTGTAAAAACCTTACAGGAGTTTGATGCTGCGGTAGATGTGTACGACCCTTGGGCTCAACCCGATGAAGTATTGAAAGAATATCAGCTGATTACTTACAATCAGCAACAGGCCTTGCAGCAACATTATGATGCCATTGTTCTGGCTGTAGCACATCGGGAGTTTTTGGAGTTAGACTACCAAAAGCTTAAGCGAAATGCACAATCTATAGTTTACGATATTAAAGGTGTATTGAATACTGATCTGGTTAACGGGCGCTTATAGTAACTATAGGTTAAGTTTCTGGAGCGTATTTCATGTAAATATCGGTGTCATATACACAATAACTTAGCTAAGTGTTTTGAAAAAATTATATCTTTGACTGCTTTTGACAGTTAATATTGATATAACCTATAATGACAATAATGCTTACAAAGGAAACGGAGTGGATGGAATTAGTTGATGAAAGCCTAGCTCTTACTAGGTAAGCACTTCTTTAAAATATTAAAAAGAAATCACATAATAATTTGTAGTCTCTATGTTCATAATAGGGGATGCAATAATTTATATCACAGTACTTTATTAGTGTATGAATCTGAAAAAAGTCGTTAAGACGTTTGTGTTTTTAGTTCTCATTGTATTTTCATTACCTATTCTGGCCCAAAATTTAGCAAACGTTAGGGTAGATGACCTGACCGATGCACAAGTACGCCAGCTCATGCAAAAGGCTGCTGCGGTGGGCTACACAGATGATGCCCAGCTAGCTCAACTTGCTGTTGCACAAGGTATGAATCCAAATGAAATACAGAAATTAACCGTAAGAGTTCAGAAGCTTAGAGAGCAAGATAAAACGAACGGCAGTAAAACAGGCATCAATACGCAAGGTGGGTTAAGTTTAGGGGGTAGAACTTATAACTTTCCGGCTTCTGATTTGGATACAGATACAACCGATACTTCTTTATTTGCAAGTAATTATAATAGTCAATATGCTTATCGTAGGCAGCAAATGCGTGATGCTTACGGAAACTTAGTTCCAAAAGTATTTGGTGAAGATTTATTCAAAAATAGTAAAATTAGTTTTGAACCTAATTTAAGATTAGCTACTCCTAAAGGTTATGTAATTGGACCAGATGATGATTTGATTATTGATTTAACTGGTGACAATGAGGCTAGTTATACTTTAAGAGTCTCTCCTGAAGGTACTATCAGGTTGCAGTATGTAGGTTTAATCTCCGTAGGCGGATTAACTATTGAGCAAGCTACTTCAAAAATAAAGGCTAGTATGATTCGTACTTACCCAGGGTTAAGAAGTGGGCGTACTAGCGTAGCTATTAACTTAGGTAATATCAGAAGTATTAAAGTTACTATTATTGGTGAAGCGGTCAGGCCCGGAACTTATACTTTATCTTCATTAGGTACTGTTTTTAATGCATTGTATGCATCAGGCGGGCCAAGTAAGAATGGTTCTTTTAGAAACATTCAAGTTATAAGAAATAATCATGTAATTAATACTATTGATGTATATGAGTTCTTGTTAAAGGGAATTGTAAAAAATATTCGATTGCAAGATCAAGACATTATTAATATTCCGGTTTACCAAACTCGTATAGAAATGAGTGGTGAAGTAAAAAGACCAGCCTTATATGAGATGCTGAGTACTGAGACTTTACAAGACGCGATTAACTTTGCCGGTGGTTTTTCAAGTCAAGCTTATACTGCTAATATTAAGGTATTACAAAATACCAGTCGTGAACGCAAATTGGTTGATGTAGATGCCAGTCATTTTGCTTCTTATAAACCAATAAACGGCGATAAGTACGTTGTGGAAACTATACTTAACCGTTTTGAAAATAGGGTTGCAATAAACGGTGCTGTGTTCCGACCGGGCAAATACGAATTAGAAAAAGGATTAACTATTAAAGGGTTGATTGCTAAAGCTGATGGGTTAAGGGAAGATGCTTTTTTGAATCGTGGTTATATTTCAAGACTTAATCTGGATAATACACCTTCTTTATTGTCATTTGATGTACAAAAAATTTTAAATGGTACAGAGGCAGATATTCCGTTGCAACGGGAAGACAATGTAACTATTAGTTCCATTTTTGATTTGCGCGATGAATATAGCGTTGAAATACAAGGTGAGGTTCGGTATCCGGGTATGTTTAAATATGCTGACAATACCAGCTTAGAAGCATTAATACAGATGGCTGGTGGTTTTAAAGAAGGAGCTACTCCCAACCGGATAGAAATTTCAAGAAGAGTAAGGAATAGTGATGCCAGTTCGAAAGCAGCAATAACAGCACAGATATTTACTATAGATGTTGATCAAAATCTTAAGCTTGTAGGTGAACCGTTTATTTTAAAACCTTTCGATATAGTTTCGGTACGTAATTCAGAGGGGTACCAAGTGCAAAAGATAGTACGCATACAAGGAGAAATATTATATCCGGGTACTTACACCATTCAGCGTAAGGATGAAAAAATTGCAGATATTATTAAACGTGCCGGCGGCTTAACTGCCATGGCTTTTCCTGAAGGTGCATCATTAAAGCGCCCTGGAACTGTAATTAAAAAAGATAAAAAAGCTAAAAGCGTAGTTGATAGTATTGATGCGGCAGAACAGCGGCAACGATTACAAAATTTAAAACGACTGCAGTTTTCACAAGGTGTAACTGATACAGCCAGCATTCAAGATTCGGTAATTCGCAGTGATTTTGTTGGTATTAACATGGTGAAAATTTTAGAAGACCCGTCGTCAAGATTTAACTTGCTGGTTGAAGACGGCGACATTATCGAAGTGCCTAAAGAATTACAAACGGTTAGAGTGACAGGCGAAGTGCTAAAACCAATAAACATTGTTTACAAACAAGGTAAGGGCA
This region includes:
- a CDS encoding N-acetylglucosamine kinase; protein product: MKLIADGGSTKTNWCLVTDEGKKVLFNTEGYNPYFVSPEYIIQSLKNSLPADLQVDKLTDVYYYGAGCSTDDKRKLVEDAMKQVFTNAKVSVGHDLLAAARAVLGHNEGFAAILGTGTNTCLYDGKNILQNIDSGAYILGDEGSGCYIGKKLLVDYLRGYMPEAVRKNFWNTYHLTPDQVNDAVYSQPLANRFCASFSKFVYDNNVHIEYTRNLVKTSFEDFFRNLVTHYPNYQNYTFNCIGSVGYNFRNVLEEVVTENGMRMGNIIRSPIDNLVKYHLNMEPSQL
- a CDS encoding nucleotide sugar dehydrogenase, with the translated sequence MSDLSLNHPEVCFVQPEFIRIAVVGLGYVGLPLAVEFATRYPVVGFDVKQNRIDELAQSFDRTQEVEPEKIKAVVDTASANKGLLFTSDAGQLADCNVYIVSVPTPTDRHNRPDLSLLTKASETIGRVLKVGDVVIYESTVYPGVTEDVCVPVLEQVSGLRFNHDFFAGYSPERINPGDKVHTLTNIIKVTSGSTPEVADFVDSLYQSIIIAGTHKAPSIKVAEACKVIENSQRDINIAFVNEIAKIFNLIGVDSQAVLEAASTKWNFLKFKPGLVGGHCTGVDPYYLAQRAQEVGYHPEIILAGRRINDGMGTYVALEVIKLMVKNNLPVKHANILVLGFTFKENCPDVRNTRVIDIVKTLQEFDAAVDVYDPWAQPDEVLKEYQLITYNQQQALQQHYDAIVLAVAHREFLELDYQKLKRNAQSIVYDIKGVLNTDLVNGRL
- a CDS encoding SLBB domain-containing protein, with product MNLKKVVKTFVFLVLIVFSLPILAQNLANVRVDDLTDAQVRQLMQKAAAVGYTDDAQLAQLAVAQGMNPNEIQKLTVRVQKLREQDKTNGSKTGINTQGGLSLGGRTYNFPASDLDTDTTDTSLFASNYNSQYAYRRQQMRDAYGNLVPKVFGEDLFKNSKISFEPNLRLATPKGYVIGPDDDLIIDLTGDNEASYTLRVSPEGTIRLQYVGLISVGGLTIEQATSKIKASMIRTYPGLRSGRTSVAINLGNIRSIKVTIIGEAVRPGTYTLSSLGTVFNALYASGGPSKNGSFRNIQVIRNNHVINTIDVYEFLLKGIVKNIRLQDQDIINIPVYQTRIEMSGEVKRPALYEMLSTETLQDAINFAGGFSSQAYTANIKVLQNTSRERKLVDVDASHFASYKPINGDKYVVETILNRFENRVAINGAVFRPGKYELEKGLTIKGLIAKADGLREDAFLNRGYISRLNLDNTPSLLSFDVQKILNGTEADIPLQREDNVTISSIFDLRDEYSVEIQGEVRYPGMFKYADNTSLEALIQMAGGFKEGATPNRIEISRRVRNSDASSKAAITAQIFTIDVDQNLKLVGEPFILKPFDIVSVRNSEGYQVQKIVRIQGEILYPGTYTIQRKDEKIADIIKRAGGLTAMAFPEGASLKRPGTVIKKDKKAKSVVDSIDAAEQRQRLQNLKRLQFSQGVTDTASIQDSVIRSDFVGINMVKILEDPSSRFNLLVEDGDIIEVPKELQTVRVTGEVLKPINIVYKQGKGMAKYISESGGFTYNANRKGSYVVYANGTIRSTKHFLFFRNHPSIKPGAEIFVPKRAPKQPVRIQDFIGISTALASLAAIMVALLNK